One segment of Massilia sp. Se16.2.3 DNA contains the following:
- a CDS encoding GatB/YqeY domain-containing protein, translating to MSLKEQITNDMKAAMRAKEAGKLATIRLILAEIKRKEVDEQIEVNDQQTVAIVEKMIKQRKDSITQFEAGNRQDLADIEKAELEVLVTYMPAGLSEEEIAAEVAAAVAASGAAGPQDMGKVMGIVKPKLAGRADMTVVSTLVKKALSGA from the coding sequence ATGAGCCTGAAAGAACAAATCACCAACGACATGAAGGCGGCGATGCGCGCCAAGGAAGCCGGCAAGCTGGCCACCATCCGCCTGATCCTCGCTGAAATCAAGCGCAAGGAAGTCGACGAGCAGATCGAAGTCAACGACCAGCAAACCGTCGCCATCGTCGAAAAGATGATCAAGCAGCGCAAGGACTCGATCACCCAGTTCGAAGCGGGCAATCGCCAGGACCTGGCCGACATCGAAAAGGCCGAGCTCGAAGTGCTGGTGACCTACATGCCCGCCGGCCTGTCGGAAGAAGAAATCGCCGCGGAAGTCGCTGCCGCCGTCGCAGCATCGGGCGCGGCCGGTCCGCAGGACATGGGCAAGGTCATGGGCATCGTCAAGCCGAAACTGGCTGGCCGTGCCGACATGACGGTCGTGTCGACGCTGGTCAAGAAGGCGCTCTCTGGCGCCTGA